A single region of the Longimicrobium sp. genome encodes:
- a CDS encoding GTP-binding protein — protein sequence MAKAKFERNKPHVNVGTIGHVDHGKTTLTAAITRIQAAKGLADFISFDNIDKA from the coding sequence ATGGCCAAGGCGAAGTTCGAGCGCAACAAGCCGCACGTGAACGTGGGCACCATCGGCCACGTGGACCACGGCAAGACCACGCTGACCGCGGCGATCACGCGGATCCAGGCCGCCAAGGGGCTGGCCGACTTCATCTCGTTCGACAACATCGACAAGGCT
- a CDS encoding ABC transporter permease, producing MSLREQIRHWRLWPMLWKEFVQMRRDRLTLGIMVMIPAIQLVIFGFAIRTDVRHLPTVVLDESGTTESRRLVDVMRNTGNFDVVAYVQSRAEVKRMIDRGSARAAVVIPPDFQRGLKRGRGATAQVIVDAADPMASQSAMSGAMLAGQASAAELTGRRAAAIPLLDVRVRPWYNPALRSEVYIVPGLVGVLLSMTMILITSLAITRERERGTLEQLIVTPIGKTSMMLGKILPFVLVGYVQMTVILLLGWVLFGVPVRGNLPGLYAISLLFVLANLGLGLFVSTVARTQAQAMQLSFMLLMPNILLSGFMFPREAMPRAMQWISTALPLTHYLRVLRGILLKGVGVGDLWQEAAILAVMAIVILMLSVARFSKTIE from the coding sequence ATGAGCCTCCGCGAGCAGATCCGCCACTGGCGCCTCTGGCCCATGCTCTGGAAGGAGTTCGTCCAGATGCGCCGCGACCGGCTCACGCTGGGGATCATGGTCATGATCCCCGCCATCCAGCTGGTCATCTTCGGCTTCGCCATCCGCACCGACGTCCGCCACCTCCCCACCGTCGTCCTCGACGAGAGCGGCACCACCGAGAGCCGCCGCCTGGTCGACGTCATGCGCAACACCGGCAACTTCGACGTCGTCGCCTACGTGCAGAGCCGCGCCGAGGTGAAGCGGATGATCGACCGGGGCAGCGCCCGCGCCGCCGTCGTCATCCCCCCGGACTTCCAGCGCGGCCTCAAGCGCGGCCGCGGCGCCACCGCGCAGGTCATCGTCGACGCGGCCGACCCCATGGCGTCGCAGAGCGCCATGTCCGGCGCCATGCTCGCCGGCCAGGCCAGCGCCGCCGAGCTCACCGGCCGCCGCGCGGCGGCCATCCCGCTGCTGGACGTGCGCGTGCGGCCGTGGTACAACCCCGCGCTCCGCAGCGAGGTGTACATCGTCCCCGGGCTGGTGGGCGTGCTCCTGTCGATGACCATGATCCTCATCACCTCGCTCGCCATCACCCGCGAGCGCGAGCGCGGCACGCTGGAGCAGCTCATCGTCACCCCCATCGGCAAGACCAGCATGATGCTGGGGAAGATCCTCCCCTTCGTGCTCGTGGGGTACGTGCAGATGACGGTGATCCTCCTGCTCGGATGGGTCCTCTTCGGCGTCCCCGTGCGCGGGAATCTCCCCGGGCTCTACGCCATCAGCCTGCTCTTCGTGCTCGCCAACCTGGGGCTCGGACTCTTCGTCTCCACCGTCGCGCGCACCCAGGCCCAGGCGATGCAGCTCTCCTTCATGCTGCTGATGCCCAACATCCTCCTTTCCGGCTTCATGTTTCCCCGTGAGGCCATGCCCAGGGCGATGCAGTGGATCAGCACCGCGCTCCCGCTCACGCACTACCTGCGCGTCCTCCGCGGCATCCTCCTGAAGGGCGTCGGCGTCGGCGACCTGTGGCAGGAAGCCGCGATCCTCGCCGTGATGGCGATCGTTATCCTGATGCTCAGCGTTGCCCGCTTCTCCAAGACGATCGAGTAG
- a CDS encoding ABC transporter ATP-binding protein: MTDPGARDPSAAPAVVTDGLRKAFGPLVAVEGLTMSIAAGEVFGLLGPNGSGKTTTIRMLCGLMAPSGGKATVVGFDVATQSEMVRRNIGYMSQKFGLYDDLTVLENIRFYASVYGLAGRERRERMDELVDELGLAQRAGQLAGTLSGGWKQRLALACSTAHRPKMLFLDEPTAGVDPAARRTFWQLIYDLARRGTTILVTTHYMDEAERCQRIAFLSRGHLIAVGTTAEITAQFGQPTIEDVFIELQRRDEGAIV; the protein is encoded by the coding sequence ATGACGGACCCCGGCGCGCGCGACCCGTCCGCCGCCCCCGCGGTCGTCACCGACGGCCTGCGCAAGGCGTTCGGCCCGCTCGTGGCCGTCGAGGGACTCACGATGAGCATCGCCGCGGGCGAGGTGTTCGGCCTGCTGGGCCCCAACGGCTCGGGAAAAACGACGACCATCCGCATGCTCTGCGGCCTGATGGCCCCCAGCGGCGGCAAGGCCACGGTGGTCGGGTTCGACGTCGCCACGCAGTCGGAGATGGTGCGCCGCAACATCGGCTACATGTCGCAGAAGTTCGGGCTGTACGACGACCTGACGGTGCTGGAGAACATCCGCTTCTACGCCTCCGTCTACGGGCTGGCCGGCCGCGAGCGGCGCGAGCGGATGGACGAACTGGTCGACGAGCTGGGCCTGGCGCAGCGCGCGGGCCAGCTCGCCGGCACCCTCAGCGGCGGGTGGAAGCAGCGGCTGGCGCTGGCGTGCTCCACCGCCCATCGCCCGAAGATGCTGTTCCTCGACGAGCCCACGGCCGGCGTGGACCCCGCCGCGCGCCGCACCTTCTGGCAGCTCATCTACGATCTCGCGCGGCGCGGCACCACCATCCTGGTCACCACGCACTACATGGACGAGGCCGAGCGCTGCCAGCGCATCGCCTTCCTCTCGCGCGGCCACCTGATCGCCGTCGGCACCACCGCCGAGATCACCGCGCAGTTCGGCCAGCCCACCATCGAGGACGTCTTCATCGAGCTCCAGCGCCGCGACGAGGGAGCGATCGTATGA
- a CDS encoding HlyD family secretion protein, giving the protein MRRIALVLLLAACGRGADADMATGTLEMTETDAAPLQPARVVRMNVREGDTVRAGDTLAVLTQTVAVGDVGVREATVQQAQARLNELQAGSRPEDVARAGADLAAAQAEADRAARDVERLRPLAAHGTVSRQQFDAAQTAARVAARRRDAAREVAAAVRSGPRREEVEAARAQVSGAQAALRTSQSTASDLTLTAPVSGVVVGRYAEPGEVIAAGQPVVTLGDAAHPYTRVYVGERVLPRLRVGDPVDARLDGFPERVFRGRITAVNSKAEFTPRVALTERERADLLFGVRVDFLAGQPMLKAGLPITVTFPRAAAR; this is encoded by the coding sequence ATGAGACGGATCGCGCTCGTGCTCCTGCTGGCCGCATGCGGGCGCGGCGCGGATGCCGACATGGCCACGGGAACGCTGGAGATGACGGAGACGGATGCCGCGCCGCTGCAGCCCGCGCGCGTCGTCCGCATGAACGTGCGCGAGGGCGACACCGTGCGCGCGGGCGACACCCTGGCCGTGCTGACGCAGACGGTCGCGGTCGGCGACGTGGGCGTGCGCGAGGCCACGGTGCAGCAGGCGCAGGCGCGGCTGAACGAGCTGCAGGCCGGCTCCCGCCCCGAGGACGTGGCCCGCGCGGGCGCCGACCTCGCCGCCGCGCAGGCCGAGGCCGACCGCGCCGCCCGCGACGTGGAGCGGCTGCGTCCGCTGGCCGCGCACGGCACCGTCAGCCGCCAGCAGTTCGACGCCGCGCAGACCGCCGCGCGCGTGGCCGCCCGCCGCCGCGACGCCGCGCGCGAGGTGGCCGCCGCCGTGCGGAGCGGTCCCCGCCGCGAGGAGGTCGAGGCCGCGCGCGCCCAGGTTTCCGGCGCGCAGGCGGCGCTCCGCACCTCACAGTCGACCGCGAGCGACCTGACGCTGACCGCGCCCGTCTCCGGCGTGGTCGTCGGCCGCTACGCAGAGCCGGGCGAGGTGATCGCCGCCGGCCAGCCCGTCGTCACCCTGGGCGACGCGGCGCACCCGTACACCCGCGTCTACGTCGGCGAGCGCGTGCTCCCGCGGCTGCGCGTGGGCGACCCGGTCGACGCGCGGCTCGACGGCTTCCCCGAGCGTGTCTTCCGCGGGCGCATCACCGCCGTGAACAGCAAGGCCGAGTTCACCCCGCGCGTGGCGCTGACCGAGCGCGAGCGCGCCGACCTCCTCTTCGGCGTCCGCGTCGACTTCCTCGCGGGCCAGCCGATGCTGAAGGCCGGGCTCCCCATCACCGTCACCTTCCCCCGCGCCGCCGCGCGATGA
- a CDS encoding TetR/AcrR family transcriptional regulator, with amino-acid sequence METEAATRDLILDAAEELFARQGFDSTTIKQIGARADANPALIYYYFGSKDTLYRAVLSRLFEWLLGAAARRMEPGLPPDEAVRTLIDFQSGRLRERPTLPRILAREMIDPHAEHAAEHIGQLAGGVFRVVCQLIEQGQKSGLFRPDLDPRFCAISAVSLVPYTHIVRPAMGVLLDRGPGAATDDDLAAYARHAAAFVLSALEARRGGAEDTEEG; translated from the coding sequence ATGGAAACCGAGGCGGCCACACGCGACCTGATCCTCGACGCGGCGGAAGAGCTGTTCGCGCGGCAGGGGTTCGATTCCACCACGATCAAGCAGATCGGCGCGCGGGCGGACGCCAACCCCGCGCTCATCTACTACTACTTCGGCAGCAAGGACACGCTCTACCGCGCCGTCCTCAGCCGCCTGTTCGAGTGGCTCCTCGGCGCGGCCGCGCGGCGCATGGAGCCCGGCCTTCCGCCGGACGAGGCGGTCCGGACGCTCATCGATTTCCAGTCCGGGCGCCTGCGCGAGCGGCCCACGCTCCCGCGCATCCTCGCGCGCGAGATGATCGACCCGCACGCCGAGCACGCCGCCGAGCACATCGGCCAGCTCGCCGGCGGCGTCTTCCGCGTCGTCTGCCAGCTCATCGAGCAGGGGCAGAAGAGCGGGCTCTTCCGCCCCGACCTGGACCCGCGCTTCTGCGCCATCAGCGCCGTCTCGCTCGTCCCCTACACCCACATCGTGCGCCCGGCCATGGGCGTGCTGCTGGACCGCGGCCCCGGTGCCGCCACCGACGACGACCTTGCCGCCTACGCCCGCCACGCCGCCGCGTTCGTCCTCTCGGCGCTCGAGGCGAGGCGGGGTGGAGCAGAAGATACGGAGGAAGGATGA
- a CDS encoding pinensin family lanthipeptide — MKKLNLDMAELKVESFETFVPEEKRGTVHANVACVTASCGGTCGNIPASDLEKNGDYALIFNGLRTPACCV; from the coding sequence ATGAAGAAGCTGAACCTGGACATGGCGGAGCTGAAGGTGGAGAGCTTCGAGACCTTCGTTCCGGAGGAGAAGCGCGGGACGGTGCACGCCAACGTCGCGTGCGTGACCGCCAGCTGCGGGGGAACCTGCGGCAACATCCCCGCGAGCGACCTGGAGAAGAACGGCGACTACGCGCTGATCTTCAACGGGCTGCGCACCCCGGCCTGCTGCGTCTGA
- a CDS encoding pinensin family lanthipeptide yields the protein MKKMRLNLEQLAVESFETDSDRARRGTVRGHDVCSDLCTYSAEGTCGAPLDSVQSECNALPQTKFCGDTMDICGSQPCCV from the coding sequence ATGAAGAAGATGCGGCTGAACCTGGAGCAGCTCGCCGTGGAAAGCTTCGAGACCGACAGCGACCGCGCGAGAAGGGGCACCGTGCGCGGCCACGACGTGTGCAGCGACCTGTGCACCTACAGCGCGGAAGGCACCTGCGGCGCGCCGCTGGACTCGGTGCAGTCCGAGTGCAACGCCCTGCCGCAGACCAAGTTCTGCGGCGACACCATGGACATCTGCGGATCGCAGCCCTGCTGCGTCTGA
- a CDS encoding winged helix-turn-helix domain-containing protein has protein sequence MPISLTPDAARALMLAAMGLDRRPRRRATKADVLACIRGMGALQIDTISVVNRSPYFVLWSRLGAYEPRWLDELLAGGALFEYWAHEACFLPIEDYPLFRNRMLDRGWMKWRFSHAVMEKHPDQVARVLETIREHGPVRSAELGAPKSGSGSWWGWKPEKRILESLFTAGELMIARREGFQRVYDLRERVLPGWSDAALPSREDGHRALALKAVRAMGIAKAKWVADWYRMAKKDTPRIVRELAAEGALLEVAVDGWKEPGYVHPGHRALAESAAAGKIRPVLTTLLSPFDPLVWDRARGSELFGFDYRLECYTPAPKRVYGYFTLPILRRGALIGRVDAKAHRSEGVFELKTVHLEPGVRITQGLVDDVARAVRECAAWHRTPCLAVRRSNPPELAAKLSAAMEME, from the coding sequence TTGCCCATCTCCCTGACCCCCGACGCCGCACGCGCGCTGATGCTGGCCGCGATGGGCCTCGACCGCCGGCCGCGCCGCCGCGCGACGAAGGCCGACGTGCTGGCGTGCATCCGCGGCATGGGCGCGCTGCAGATCGACACCATCAGCGTGGTCAACCGCAGCCCGTACTTCGTGCTGTGGTCGCGGCTCGGCGCGTACGAGCCGCGCTGGCTGGACGAGCTGCTGGCCGGGGGCGCGCTCTTCGAGTACTGGGCCCACGAGGCGTGCTTTCTTCCCATCGAGGACTACCCGCTCTTCCGCAACCGCATGCTGGACCGCGGGTGGATGAAGTGGCGCTTCAGCCACGCGGTGATGGAGAAGCACCCCGACCAGGTGGCGCGCGTGCTGGAGACGATCCGCGAGCACGGCCCGGTGCGCTCCGCGGAGCTGGGCGCGCCGAAGTCCGGCAGCGGCTCGTGGTGGGGATGGAAGCCGGAGAAGCGCATCCTGGAGTCGCTCTTCACCGCGGGCGAGCTGATGATCGCGCGGCGCGAGGGGTTCCAGCGCGTGTACGACCTGCGCGAGCGCGTCCTCCCCGGCTGGAGCGACGCCGCGCTCCCCTCGCGCGAGGACGGCCACCGCGCGCTGGCGCTGAAGGCCGTACGGGCGATGGGGATCGCGAAGGCGAAGTGGGTGGCCGACTGGTACCGGATGGCGAAGAAGGACACGCCGCGCATCGTCCGCGAGCTGGCGGCGGAGGGGGCGCTGCTGGAGGTGGCGGTGGATGGCTGGAAGGAGCCCGGCTACGTGCACCCCGGGCACCGCGCGCTCGCCGAATCCGCCGCGGCGGGGAAGATCCGGCCGGTGCTGACGACGCTGCTGTCGCCCTTCGACCCGCTGGTGTGGGACCGCGCGCGCGGCAGCGAGCTGTTCGGCTTCGACTACCGGCTGGAGTGCTACACCCCCGCCCCCAAGCGCGTCTACGGCTACTTCACCCTCCCCATCCTCCGCCGCGGCGCCCTGATCGGCCGCGTGGACGCCAAGGCGCACCGCAGCGAGGGCGTGTTCGAGCTGAAGACGGTCCACCTCGAGCCCGGCGTCCGCATCACCCAGGGGCTGGTGGACGACGTCGCCCGCGCGGTGCGCGAGTGCGCGGCGTGGCACCGCACCCCGTGCCTCGCCGTCCGCCGCAGCAACCCGCCGGAGCTCGCCGCAAAGCTCTCCGCCGCGATGGAGATGGAGTAG
- a CDS encoding NAD(P)H-dependent flavin oxidoreductase has translation MAMNPNAFLQSLGIRHPIVLAPMGGGPSTPELVAAVSNAGGLGILGTAYMAPGQIADAIRRIRALTDRPFGVNLFAGAWAQPAGVDAAPMLAMLGEAHARLGIDPPVLPEVPPDPFPAQMEAVLEARPPVFTFTFGIPAPEVMARVREAGMRSWGTATTLAEARLLAEAGADAVIAQGAEAGAHRGTFAAPFEAAMVPTLELVAGIAREVRIPIVAAGGVMDGRDVAAALAAGASAAALGTAFLVTPESAASEAYRRALLDARDDTTVITRAFSGRPARGLRNEWIDRVAANEGAILPYPLQNALTRPMRTAAGQKGEPGFLSLWAGTGVPRARPMPAADLVRTLVAEMEDANGS, from the coding sequence ATGGCGATGAACCCCAACGCATTCCTCCAATCCCTCGGCATCCGGCACCCGATCGTGCTGGCGCCGATGGGCGGCGGGCCGAGCACGCCCGAGCTGGTGGCTGCCGTCTCCAACGCGGGCGGGCTGGGGATTCTCGGGACGGCGTACATGGCGCCCGGGCAGATCGCCGACGCCATCCGCCGCATCCGCGCGCTCACGGACCGCCCGTTCGGCGTGAACCTGTTCGCCGGCGCGTGGGCGCAGCCGGCCGGCGTGGATGCCGCGCCGATGCTGGCGATGCTGGGCGAGGCGCACGCGCGGCTCGGCATCGACCCGCCGGTGCTGCCGGAGGTGCCGCCCGACCCGTTCCCTGCGCAGATGGAGGCGGTGCTGGAGGCGCGGCCGCCCGTCTTCACCTTCACCTTCGGCATCCCCGCGCCCGAGGTGATGGCGCGGGTGCGCGAGGCGGGGATGCGGAGCTGGGGGACGGCGACCACGCTTGCGGAAGCGCGCCTCCTCGCCGAGGCCGGCGCCGACGCGGTGATCGCGCAGGGCGCCGAGGCCGGGGCGCACCGCGGCACCTTCGCCGCGCCGTTCGAGGCGGCGATGGTGCCCACGCTGGAGCTGGTCGCGGGGATCGCGCGCGAGGTGCGCATCCCCATCGTTGCGGCGGGCGGGGTGATGGACGGGCGCGACGTGGCCGCGGCGCTGGCGGCGGGCGCATCCGCGGCGGCGCTGGGGACGGCGTTCCTCGTCACCCCCGAATCCGCCGCGTCGGAGGCGTACCGGCGCGCGCTGCTGGATGCGCGCGACGACACCACCGTCATCACCCGCGCCTTCTCCGGCCGCCCCGCGCGGGGACTGCGCAACGAGTGGATCGATCGCGTCGCCGCGAACGAGGGCGCCATCCTCCCGTATCCGCTGCAGAACGCGCTCACCCGCCCGATGCGCACCGCCGCGGGCCAGAAAGGCGAGCCCGGCTTCCTCTCCCTCTGGGCCGGAACCGGCGTCCCCCGCGCCCGCCCCATGCCCGCCGCGGATCTGGTGCGCACGCTCGTCGCGGAGATGGAGGACGCGAACGGCAGCTGA
- the coaA gene encoding type I pantothenate kinase, whose translation MIVDGGFSPHIEFSREEWARLRGNTPLTLSHDDLDALHSADEHVSMDEVMEVYLPLSRLLNLYVAATHQLFRVTDTFLGSPAAKVPYVIAIAGSVAGGKSTTSRILQALLARWPDHPKVDLVTTDGFLFPNAVLEERGIMHRKGFPESYDLRRLVGFLAELKSGADEVRAPVYSHLVYDIIPGEEMVVRRPDILILEGLNVLQSGAGTGDRPPRVFVSDFFDFSIYIDASEADLETWYLQRFERLRETAFRDPSSFFHQYAVGMSEPEAMEFGHQVWATINAVNLRENIEPTRERARLILEKGKDHRIERVWLRKL comes from the coding sequence GTGATCGTCGACGGCGGATTCTCCCCGCACATCGAGTTCAGCCGCGAGGAATGGGCGCGGCTGCGCGGCAACACGCCGCTCACGCTGTCGCACGACGACCTGGACGCGCTGCACAGCGCCGACGAGCACGTGAGCATGGACGAGGTGATGGAGGTCTATCTCCCCCTCTCGCGCCTGCTGAACCTGTACGTGGCCGCCACGCACCAGCTCTTCCGCGTCACCGACACCTTCCTGGGCAGCCCCGCGGCCAAGGTGCCGTACGTGATCGCCATCGCCGGCTCCGTGGCGGGGGGGAAGAGCACCACGTCGCGCATCCTGCAGGCGCTGCTGGCCCGCTGGCCGGACCACCCCAAGGTCGACCTGGTGACCACCGACGGCTTCCTCTTTCCCAACGCGGTGCTGGAGGAGCGCGGGATCATGCACCGCAAGGGCTTCCCCGAGAGCTACGACCTGCGGCGGCTGGTGGGGTTCCTGGCCGAGCTGAAGTCCGGCGCCGACGAGGTGCGCGCGCCGGTCTACTCGCACCTCGTCTACGACATCATCCCCGGCGAGGAGATGGTGGTGCGCCGCCCCGACATCCTGATCCTGGAGGGGCTGAACGTGCTGCAGAGCGGGGCGGGCACGGGCGACCGGCCGCCGCGCGTGTTCGTCTCCGACTTCTTCGACTTCTCCATCTACATCGACGCCAGCGAGGCGGACCTGGAAACGTGGTACCTGCAGCGCTTCGAGCGCCTGCGCGAGACCGCGTTCCGCGACCCGAGCTCCTTCTTCCACCAGTACGCGGTGGGGATGAGCGAGCCCGAGGCGATGGAGTTCGGCCACCAGGTGTGGGCCACCATCAACGCCGTGAACCTGCGCGAGAACATCGAGCCCACGCGGGAGCGCGCGCGGCTGATCCTGGAGAAGGGGAAGGATCACCGCATCGAGCGGGTGTGGCTGCGGAAGCTGTAG
- a CDS encoding polysaccharide deacetylase family protein, with protein sequence MTTLGKQAAAAAALALLLAACGGDRGGAEKGDAGKAGSPATAGGDTSATAANGRQANGGAAAAAPGQDNGPKANTGPNELGRILVLEYHRIGPKEGEWYRSEEHFRNDLKMLYDRGFRPVTMRDVASGNINLPAGTSPVVFVFDDSSQGQFYYQPDGSIDPHTMVGMWEAFKRQNPAWSGGGTWCVLPGAVYPSNFWGEKKSNEIAREQREATIKKKVDFLLQNGHEICNHTMWHAQLSKYPDAFVQEQIGSGQDSIAHYLPADYRITTFALPLGLWPRNRPLAWHGTYRGGKSYDYQVVLEVSGGANVSPFDRSWDPHSVDRFIAAPNALENQLKRWDANPAERYVSDGDPNTVSYPQREASKAGNLRGKQGKVVPDSGPPAGGAPGAAPAGAAPAPAGTKS encoded by the coding sequence ATGACGACGCTCGGGAAGCAGGCGGCCGCCGCGGCCGCCCTCGCGCTGCTGCTCGCGGCCTGCGGGGGCGACAGGGGCGGCGCGGAGAAGGGCGATGCCGGGAAGGCGGGCTCGCCGGCCACGGCCGGGGGCGACACCTCCGCCACGGCGGCCAACGGGAGGCAGGCGAACGGCGGTGCGGCGGCGGCCGCGCCGGGGCAGGACAACGGCCCGAAGGCCAACACCGGTCCCAACGAGCTGGGGCGGATCCTGGTGCTGGAATACCACCGCATCGGGCCCAAGGAGGGCGAGTGGTACCGCAGCGAGGAGCACTTCCGCAACGACCTGAAGATGCTCTACGACCGCGGCTTCCGGCCCGTCACCATGCGCGACGTGGCCAGCGGGAACATCAACCTCCCGGCGGGGACCTCGCCGGTGGTGTTCGTGTTCGACGACTCGTCGCAGGGGCAGTTCTACTACCAGCCCGACGGCTCCATCGACCCGCACACCATGGTGGGGATGTGGGAGGCGTTCAAGCGCCAGAACCCCGCCTGGAGCGGCGGCGGCACCTGGTGCGTGCTCCCGGGCGCCGTCTACCCGAGCAACTTCTGGGGCGAGAAGAAGAGCAACGAGATCGCGCGCGAGCAGCGGGAAGCGACGATCAAGAAGAAGGTGGACTTCCTGCTGCAGAACGGCCACGAGATCTGCAACCACACCATGTGGCACGCGCAGCTCTCCAAGTACCCGGACGCGTTCGTGCAGGAGCAGATCGGCAGCGGGCAGGATTCCATCGCCCACTACCTGCCGGCGGACTACAGGATCACGACGTTCGCGCTGCCGCTGGGGCTGTGGCCCCGGAACCGGCCGCTGGCCTGGCACGGCACCTACCGCGGCGGCAAGTCGTACGACTACCAGGTAGTGCTGGAGGTGTCGGGTGGCGCCAACGTGTCGCCGTTCGACCGCTCGTGGGACCCGCACTCGGTGGACCGCTTCATCGCGGCCCCGAACGCGCTGGAGAACCAGCTGAAGCGGTGGGACGCGAACCCCGCCGAGCGCTACGTCTCCGACGGCGACCCGAACACGGTCAGCTACCCGCAGCGCGAGGCCTCGAAGGCCGGCAACCTGCGCGGCAAGCAGGGGAAGGTGGTGCCGGATTCGGGACCGCCGGCGGGTGGGGCACCGGGCGCGGCTCCAGCGGGGGCGGCTCCGGCGCCAGCAGGGACGAAGTCATAG
- a CDS encoding endonuclease domain-containing protein: MRFRHRRIRGTTQELDLAAREMRKASTRAEDVLWQQVRRGALDGYRFRRQHAVGRFVFDLYCRARKLVVEVDGEYHDEEEQRMRDEYRTRALEQSGFKVIRFRNEEVLNDVASVLAKIAAALGPRDPSQRDEAGE; this comes from the coding sequence ATGCGATTCAGACATCGCAGGATTCGCGGGACGACACAGGAGCTCGATCTGGCCGCGCGGGAGATGCGGAAGGCATCCACTCGCGCGGAGGACGTGCTGTGGCAGCAGGTCCGGCGCGGCGCGCTGGACGGCTACCGCTTCCGGCGGCAGCACGCGGTCGGGCGCTTCGTCTTCGACCTGTACTGTCGCGCGCGCAAGCTCGTGGTCGAGGTCGATGGCGAGTACCACGACGAGGAGGAGCAGCGGATGCGTGACGAGTACCGCACCCGCGCCCTCGAGCAATCCGGCTTCAAGGTGATCCGCTTCCGCAACGAAGAAGTGCTGAACGACGTCGCCTCCGTCCTCGCGAAAATCGCGGCAGCGCTCGGCCCGCGAGACCCGTCGCAACGGGACGAAGCCGGAGAATGA
- a CDS encoding deoxyribonuclease IV, translating into MDHIFGTHAVDNGGIDMAARRAAAAGLSAVQIFTAKPTFYGDKSGISPKRVERFHAALEDVGMKPEHVMVHAAYVLSVATADEAKWERAAGGLAKEMERSTTLGVGQVCFHPGSASDGDTAKAAERVARAITLALRNTVGKTRLLVENTAGAGKTLGRTAAEVGDILRHVPDELRERTGYGLDTCHLYASGYDINQSRRRFSEILDEFEQATGERPGFFHLNDSEGALGSNRDRHVLLGEGQIGRDAFAWLLQDRRSRGVPLILETPQQNYDVDEGDASADAYDVRMADLLKELQKWEGPG; encoded by the coding sequence ATGGACCACATCTTCGGCACGCACGCGGTGGACAACGGCGGGATCGACATGGCCGCGCGGCGGGCGGCGGCGGCGGGGCTCAGCGCCGTCCAGATCTTCACTGCCAAGCCCACCTTCTACGGCGACAAGTCCGGCATCAGCCCCAAGCGCGTGGAGCGCTTCCACGCCGCGCTGGAGGACGTCGGGATGAAGCCCGAGCACGTGATGGTGCACGCCGCCTACGTCCTGAGCGTGGCCACCGCCGACGAGGCCAAGTGGGAGCGCGCGGCCGGCGGCCTGGCCAAGGAGATGGAGCGCAGCACCACCCTGGGCGTGGGCCAGGTCTGCTTCCACCCCGGCTCGGCCAGCGACGGCGACACCGCGAAAGCGGCCGAGCGGGTAGCCCGCGCGATCACCCTCGCACTTCGCAACACAGTCGGCAAAACGCGGCTGCTGGTGGAAAACACTGCCGGTGCCGGCAAGACGCTCGGGCGCACCGCCGCCGAGGTCGGCGACATCCTCCGCCACGTTCCCGACGAGCTGCGCGAACGCACGGGCTACGGTCTGGACACCTGCCACCTGTACGCTTCCGGATACGACATCAACCAGTCACGGCGCCGTTTTTCGGAGATCCTGGACGAATTCGAACAGGCTACGGGCGAGCGCCCGGGCTTCTTTCACCTCAACGACAGCGAGGGCGCGCTGGGCAGCAATCGCGACCGCCACGTCCTCCTGGGAGAGGGCCAGATCGGGCGCGACGCTTTCGCATGGCTTCTGCAAGACAGGCGCAGCCGGGGGGTCCCGCTCATCCTCGAAACTCCACAACAAAATTACGATGTAGACGAGGGTGACGCCTCCGCGGACGCATACGACGTCCGCATGGCCGACCTGTTGAAGGAGCTGCAGAAGTGGGAAGGACCGGGGTGA
- a CDS encoding CAP domain-containing protein — translation MMVMGALALPLTGCMATVSSYASASERVAPVRTAGSGARVDARAGVHTAARAAGDEARMTALQAEVTRLVNADRARAGCAPLAWDGAAAEAAQAHSEDMAARHYFDHTSPEGHTAVDRLRAGGGSYRALAENIAMGQQSAQEVVRGWLESPGHRRNIENCRYTRTGVGYRDLRWTQVFYTPA, via the coding sequence ATGATGGTCATGGGCGCGCTGGCGCTCCCCCTCACCGGGTGCATGGCGACGGTCTCGTCGTACGCCAGTGCGAGCGAGCGCGTGGCTCCCGTCCGCACCGCGGGCAGCGGCGCCCGGGTGGACGCCCGCGCCGGTGTCCACACCGCCGCCCGGGCGGCGGGTGACGAGGCGCGCATGACGGCGCTGCAGGCCGAGGTCACGCGGCTGGTGAACGCGGACCGCGCCCGCGCCGGGTGCGCGCCGCTGGCGTGGGACGGCGCGGCCGCCGAGGCGGCGCAGGCGCACAGCGAGGACATGGCGGCGCGCCACTACTTCGACCACACCTCGCCCGAGGGGCACACCGCGGTCGACCGGCTGCGCGCCGGCGGCGGCAGCTACCGCGCGCTGGCCGAGAACATCGCCATGGGGCAGCAGAGCGCGCAGGAGGTGGTGCGCGGCTGGCTGGAGTCGCCGGGGCACCGCCGCAACATCGAGAACTGCCGCTACACCCGCACCGGCGTGGGCTACCGCGACCTGCGGTGGACGCAGGTGTTCTACACCCCCGCATGA